Genomic window (Phragmites australis chromosome 5, lpPhrAust1.1, whole genome shotgun sequence):
GTAGCACTTATGCCTAGATATTTGTACCAGCAAAACTATGTGATTGATCAAGCTTAATGCTgctggctagctagctagctctctTAATTTGGATCATTTAATCAAAAGACAGACAGAACATTATGTAAATCAACCAGAAATATTTAACTAGTATACAATACAAGTATCAGAAAGTTCCATCAATGAACATGTTTTTCGACACAATTACATGCCTCCGATGATCAATGAAAGCTTATTTCCTCACAGcatgcaaaattaccaattaagtTACACATGCATGTACACCCATCGATCTCAATAACACAATTACATAGAACGACATACATCTCCAAAATAGATAATCTTGGAGCATCATCCAACAAGTGATGCACCACAGTACGTAAGATCATCCTGATCGTCAACGAAACATGGTATATATCTCAGTTCATCATCATTTTGCTCCAGCTATACTTATTTTTAGCCATGCACCGGTTAATAATAATCGTCTGCTTTAATTTCAAAGCAAATTAAGTACTGGTTAATCGATTAGCTAGTTACCCGTAGGACAAGTTCCTCGTCTGGCCTCCGATCACCGACGGGCTGTCCATCCTCTCTCCGCCCATGtgcggccgccgcggcgacgGCCTCTCGAGCTTGCCGTCGAAGCCCTTGCTCCCCGTGGAGTCGCCGGACATCATGGGCTTCTCGTCGCCGTACACGTCGGCGATCGAGTCCATGACGTCGATGCCGCCGTCCATCATCGGCGTCGCCATCTGGAGCTGGTCGCTCTTGCAATTGCCCTGCTCGTCGTCGCCCCACATCATCGGGCTCTTGCCGGCAGCGTAAGGActgggcctcctcctccccagagAGCCGATGCTGCTGTCGCCGCACGCGAAGAAGCTCTGCTCCATCTGCTGCTGCAGGTCCAGgtggtggccgccgccgccgtagaTGTGCAGGTCTTGCAGGGAAGGGAAGCCCATGGAAGGGCCAATGTCCTTGAGGGAGGACACGTCGAGAACCGCTTGGTTCCCTAGGGATTTGTACCCCGCCGGGCACGCCGCGAAGTCGCCGGAGGAGAGGGATTGGTAGGCTTTCTCCAGGATGGACTGCATGTACTTCCCCTGGGCTTCAATCCTTATTTGGAGGTGCCTTTGCACCtgcatgttcatgcatgcatgagctcAACATGTGAAGGACCAAGCTAGCTACAGTAGTAGTGAGTAAGCTTCCTAAGAATGTTCATGCATATGCATGTAAAGTTAATCATGAGCAACATGGTAAGTGCACAAAAAAGTGAAGTTAAGTAAACTTCCTGACGCTTTTAAAAGAAGATTTCAAACTTCCCTGAGAATTTCATGTACTTTAATTTGCATGCTTGATTACCTCTAGTTGTTCATGTAGCCTTCTTTGGACTTCCAGCTGCATTCTGACAGCCTCGTTCATGTGCACGTTGCGGCTGAAATTAAGATTAACAAAAGGGAAAGTAAAATATATGAGAGAAAAAACCCAATTAGGGTGATGGAGTGTGCGCAAAGGGATTCTGTTTACAGTATTAGCATTCATatgaaattaattaattaacataCTCGTTCATGCTTCTTCCCATTATGCCTGAAGAAGACGCCACGTTTCGTTGCATCTCCATTGCGGCAGCTGCGAGAATTTCAAGAATATTTAGCTATGTAGGGAGTCAAGTGAtggacaaaaaagaaagaaatatgtacAGGTGTAGCTTGCAAATAGAAGGTGAATTGAATAATAGCAGAAGTATACATTTAAATCGAGAATAAATCTCAATTCGCAGTATATAACAAAATTAGATCTCTCTTCTTGAAGCTCTTACCATCCTTAACTGAGTGATCGTTGAACTCCTTGTGCGGCTGCTTCCCTAACCTGAATTTCTGTTCGAAAAAAGACCAAACACATCAAATTAGCAGACAGGCAGCAGCAGAaaaaacctaaccctaattagCTTACATATATACACACCTGAAGGTGGCTCTTGAGGTGGTAGAGAGTAAGCCCCTTCACTCCCATAACCCTCATGATGGTCTTTGgggtcgcctctgcaagaacaCATCAAGAATCAAATTAATAACCAGCTCATGGTCGATAAACGAACTTTGCAGAGCTGTAGGCACGCACTGTCGGGGCCGCCGAGCTGCGTGACGGCGTCGACGAAGCGCTCATGGAGCTCGACGGTCCACCGGAGGCGGGGCTTGGGGTCGGTGGTGAGAACGAGGCCCGAGTCGCCCTGTACGCACATCGGCCCATCATTTGAGCtcacggcagcggcggcgctagTGGCCTTCTTGGAAGGGAACATTCTATTCTCTCCCTCCCACGCGCGCACCTCCTACCcttcgttctctctctctctctctctctctctctagatctcCCGAATTaattctctctcctctcaaaCACTGTACTGGTGTAGGATTGGGGATGAGAGATTCAAGAACAAGGAATAGGGTTCGCGCGGCGCGGAGAACGAGGACCGGGCCTTGGCCTTGTGGTGCTGGTGAGCTACTGCCTGCAGCAGCCTGGCCTTGATCACTATCTGGCTTGCTAGCTAGCTTGTGTTGAGatgttctctctctttctcgctttctctctcttttgcttgGGGTGGCTTTTGtttgcttcttttttctctcctccaccctctctttctttcctttctctctctaggagtcTTCTACAAAGCCCATGTGGGTGGTATTCTATCCTGCCCAAGAGAAAAAAGCCACCAAGTCGGAGCCTCCCGTCTCCTTTGGCAAAAGATAAGCGAGGGGAAGTTTTTTATGAACTGTGTTAGTACTCCTTGGCACTacataatttatatatatagcagTTGATTGAAAGCAGAAAAACTAGTAGAATCGTCCAATCTGATATGGATGGCACACACAATATATCGTTGCTGAATAGGACTAGAGGAGTGACCATTTATTAATATGGATAAATATTGCTACAAAACATGCTTAAAGTGTGGTTTTTGTTGAAAGACATTGGAATTCTTTTATATTTGCTGGTGGACATAGTGAAATAGTGGATCTCTAGCAAAGACTATGTTTTATACGTGTCTTGTAGCAAAATTTGCCTTCAACATATATTAAGAAGGATGCGTCGAGAAAAGAGCAGGTTTGCTTGCATTACTTGTTCTCTATACATTGTTTCTAAGTTGAGACTTCCCCGATACCTATGCTTattaaattagagaaaaataGTAAGCCGAAAATTTACTTGTTAATTTGACGAATATACCAACTAGGGTTGAAATTACATTTTGGAGTGCGGAGCTGCAGGATATGTACGCTTCTTCACATTATGATAATTAGTGCCACACGAGGTAAACATAATTGGTGCCACAGATAAACACTACAAGACTAATAACTTTTCCCATGGGTTTTTTCAAGTGGTCAACAGTGTATAGTATATTTGGTTAAGTATCTACCATAACAGTGGGTAACGAGATTGTAGAGAATTATGTTCTGGTAATTTGCTAGGCAAAGATATCAATTTGTATTAGAAAAATGTCGGTCACTTGAGAAAAATACTAAAGAGTATAAAACTGTAGACCCCTCACGAAAACCTGTAGGGAAAGATCGATAATCTTGTAGTTAAGAAACATGTTGCCTTCCTTCTTCTCTTGCTTCTTTCTTTTACAAAATTAGGAGTTGTAAATAGTTAGTGAGAACATTAGCATTTGCTTACATCACCAAAAATAAAGAACAACTCGACCTTTGCGTGGTTTTGTCTATGTATGCCACCACGTGAAAAAAGACGTCCCAAACTTATCACTGATGATTAGTTATAAGTGAGGGATTAGGATCCTTTACCAATAAGGTCATAGGTAACAGATCGTAACCGTGATCTGTCACTGACGTGCGTCTTCCATATGCTGgagagaaagacataagtgacgggataataagttacccatcacttatattaagGCACAAGTGACGAGTAACCTCTTTAATCGTCACTTATGTTTTGGTTATGTGAAAATATAAGTGATTGGTAACttagttacctgtcacttatgtaaAAACATAGGTGACATGTAATAatgttacctgtcacttattacttaacataagtgacgggtaaataggttacccgtcacttattattcAACAATGTTATacttatgtgtaggttatcTTGCATGATTGTTccgtttcctggctgcatcctggagcatagCTAGAATTTGGTAGTCGTCTTCTGCTTGCAAACAATAACAGTGTATCCAAATTCATATCAACAAATATACTTATATAAAAATTCACTTCATCATAGGATCATAAGGATTACAAAGTTTCCATCAATTCATCATAaaatcgcaaaggttacaaagttctaatcaattcatattacataaggcCTCACAAActagggtttctatagtgcaactcgCCATGTGGGTTGATGAATTCAAACATCATGAACTGGGTGATCCGTTGTTGAATCCCCAGGAGTGCACTATCATTGAAAAAATAAGTTGAGAAATCATGTATAATTTGAcgtgtaaccaatgtcatgtcatcatgaaattaaattaattactgaaattagttacgaaaaATCTTGTGTTGAACTTACATCgagggatttcatatccttttcTTGGATCATGAAGAGTATGCTCCGTGCAACATAGAATTCGCAGGCGTTGCCAGGTGGTTGTTGGTGCACTGCTGacaaaaaatttattattagatcaaaataaaaaatagcagcaATAGAGAGTATTTgataatctgtttggtagcatttACTGTGAACTCGGTCTTGTGTGTCAATCTGTGGAAATCTTTCatgttgtagtcaggatcaggTCGAATGTACTTATCAAAAGCCATGCAAAAAGAGAGATCGATTAGCgaacatttgaatattagaaaagtaaaatatgtaaactaagttagACATAACTTACGCATCGAGGAGTCTTTTTACATCGTTGTAATCACGCTCTCCAGGTTTGCCTTTTgatcctactggtcttgatgagtcaaGGTACCataccaagttccacttgaggtaAAAGACCAGTAAGACCCAATGACAACCGGTGTCGTGGGTGCCCAACAGGTAGtctattttggaatattgttgcattaccctggCCATATAGTCCACGACGTAGTCGCTATGAAGTTAGATGACCGAGATTGTAATAGCCTCAAGGTTAAGAAATTTGatgagctccttgttcttctttgtttctttgatcaaatgtctacatatatgaatatagttagatttaatacttagtggtattaattaatgaatgtctgATTTCAAGGGACatacaatgtgaagatctgtAACAACGATACGTCAAGGCATCAAGGTTGAataggtcatataagtcattgaaacccacaagaaaGTAGCCGTCTTCAGTTAACAAGTGTTGtcatttgtactgtacgactatgaaTTAAGCCTTGGTGTACCTAAAAGTctacatgtagtaattatgcaggtcgacacatgcttgtcctgcccttgttaggtcatctaccatcatcaagggcttcctaTATTAGAATTTCATAttggcactagtccacgttGCTCTAATGTCCATGGACTTCCTCACtggtacaatggcctttgacCTCTTCGGTaagtgcttcttagagcctttcttctcagctctcttttccttcttctttgggttCTTTAGGGGAGACAAAATTGGAGTTTGAAGCAAGGCTgccggatgcggaggagaaggtagtgaagccaGCTTCTCTAGAGGAGAAACTAGTGAAGCTgtcttctctggaggaggagaagacagTGAAGctagcttctctggaggaggagttAGGGGCGCGACGGtagtgcacttgaagctcgttCAGATTGGGATGCACTAGAGACCATGATGTCGCCTCTcctccattggatcctttgatgaagagctacatcaagagttatgacttcatcattggatGAGAGCTCAAACATGTGATCGGTGGTATTACTATGTACCATATGCAGTAACCACATCATAGCCAACACGTATCAGAACTGTATGTAAGATATGGACGTCTgaaagcacctggccccttgcaaccttgaTGTAATACGCGCCAGACCGAATTACAAGGCTGCAAGGCGTGGGCTCTTCTAGTAGGTCAATCGTATCTGGCTTAGTCACAGCGACTACTGGTTGATCGATCTTCTTGAAGGCGCAACTACTCTTCCGTGCATTTCTGGGGCTAGCTTTCTCTGGGAtgaaaatctctattccctgtgcTGCAAGCGCttgcatgatgtttgcataaactttctgGGTGTCGTCCCATGttaatgcatccacatccacttcACCcgatctcttcctcttcttgtacattccgAGGTCTTCAGGAAAGCCATATTTTCAGCCCTGGGAACTAGATACACCTCGCCCTTGACCTGAGTGCTCCGGGTTTCTCAACACCACTAAGAGAACATCctgttccctgaccccggtgaaagaaccttgacTAGCTTtggttgtcttttttttttttactttttttgctATTGACTTTTCATCATCTTCCTTCTTTGGTTAACTTTCCATCATCTGTCTGCAATTTCGCCCTTTTCTCCATATACCTGGTTGTGCTGGTCTTGTTGAAGGTAcatctagcccctaagtgtggttttggtaattaatgataatacatatggactaacaattatattgagaattgttagtatgttgtttcataggtgatgtaTGGAGGATTGAGCATGGATTTATTGAGGAATGTCATGTAATGAAGAGAAATGcgtcaagatgaatgagctctagatgatgctcgggtaagtggtgaaaatacctatagactaacaattatgttgagaaatgttagtaggttattccataggagatgcctAAGTGATAAAGTATGGATTCGTTGAGGAAtgccatgagatcaaaagatatgcattgaggttattgttctctaagtgatgctcatatGATTAAGATGAAGCTAGAGAGAAAGACACATCGAAGTTTGAGGATGGTCttaagaatattgacaataagcgTGAAGACCAAAGTTGCTTGCTAAATGTATTaaattgtcaattgagttttaagGAATAACTCATGTGATACGTGCTTGCGAATAAGTTGAGGTTAGGTTCCATTtgaaggcaaatattgaattgagatattcaatgtgtCGAGTTGGAAGAACAAGATGAAGACAAGCTCAGTGGACAACTTgtatgcttgatgcttgcggtttATGCCTCGGCGGTGAatcagatgaagatgatgtgaaaagagaGAAGTCTTTCATGCTTGGTCATGGGAAgtaatcaagtgaacttcatcaagcttccgaaaagatcaagagaggatcgagataggaagcgaggatgaacatcggcatcaagctcaagtgaagagttgatgtcaagcctagaagaagcatcgggactcggatgatgtgttcgtcaagttcAACaagatggctagctcaaggcaaaggtataaaatatagggtatttttcttttgccgatcaatggtgattagagaagagaaatgaccgGATTGATAAGAtaaatgtcgtactattaagatgGGTCTAGatgattgcttgagttttaccatgtattgataagctcaatcttgcatgtaCATACTCTCTTTGGTAGGATGCTATAGTTTGCAAATAGATATTGCAAATTGCTCAAGTCCATGTTCCTACTCCGTATGACATGTCACTAAGTTTGCAAAGGTGTTTTGCAAGTTATCATAGTGAATGCTTTAACCTTTggttgcaaatttgttttgcaaaagattaaggttcatgtagttttcattgtggtggatctttagactatattttatatttgatccaatatgtttgagatcaagcaaTCAGTTGGAATGTGTAGTTCTCTGAATAATCTTTCTGTAGAGTCTAAGATCATCTAAATCGGACATCAGGTTAGAAAATTATCGCCATTTCTCTGAGTGTTAGATGTTCTGGTCACAGAgtggcggtctgatcgccatGAACTCCGGTCTGACTGCTAGGgtggcagtctgaccaccaagaAATCTAGTATGACTGTCAGGGTGACAGTCTGACCGTCAAGATGCTGGTCTGACCACAGGAGCTAGCAGAGACCTTTCATCTCTCCGGAACGGATGACGGTTTGACTGTCAAGGTGTCCGGTCTGACCGTCACGTGTTGCCGGTCTGAGCACCAAGAAATAGAGAGTTTTGGTAGTCTGTGCGaggctcacggtctgaccgccaagttggccggtctgaccgctagatgCCTGAAAAAACTGTTATGAATAGTTTTAGAGTCGTTGGTCTAGTGGTGATCTAACCACCAGTTGTActacggtctgaccgctagataCGCAGAGATGTCAGCTTTTGATATAACTAATAGTTTGGCAAGTGTGGCCTATCTATATCTCTTTTTCAGCGACTTGGAGTATCTCTCCTGCAcccattaaaaaaaatgaaggacAAACATGACAAATGATGATTGCATTGATGAGTTGATGATTGTGGATGATTCTTCTATCTCAAGCTCTAACAATGAAGATGATTGTTCTTCTTCATGTGCCtatgttgatgacttttcaacTCCATCTACATCCCTACATTGTTTTATGGCCAAATGTAATAAGAAGGTAAAAGTTATtgatggtgatcatgatcatGAATACTCTTATGATGATCTTGTTGAGATGCTAGAAGGCATGGGTGAATATATTGGCCAAGAGAAATCTAAAATGAGAAATTTAAAGAAGTAAAATACTTCTTTGAAAGATTTATGTGAGGAGCTAAAATGGTCTCATGAGGATCTCAAGGAATCTCATGAGAAGCTAAAAATGTCTCATGACATTCTTAGTGAATCTCATGAGAAACTCAAAGAAACTTATGATTATCATGTTATCAATGTATCCGAAAATGCCAAAATGGACAAAGACATTACATGTGATGTAATTGATGATATACTATGTGTATCTAGTTTATTCATTGTATTTAAGGTTGACATGtccacttcttatgatgaaTTGATAGATATACCTTGTAGCTCAAATATAGATGCTAGTTCTTCCTCTATGTTTATTGATACTAACCATGTAGAGAGAACAAAGAGCTAACAGATGAAATCAAGAAATTGaagaagaaactagaaggatgCTACAACTCGAAACCGCTCTTGGTAATATTTTGAATTACCGAAGAAGCATACATGATAAGAGTGGGATTGGTTTCCATTCCAATAAAAAGGAGAACAACTGAACAAAGCATAACAGAAGGCATCAAAAGAAATACTAAGATACGAAGAATATgagcaagaagaaaaaaaaagtaaggtCTCGCTCACATCTTGTGTTTCAATTGCAAGGAAATATGACACTTTGCATCAAGTTATCATAGTAAGCTTGATGAGaagtcaaagacatcaaagagGAAAACCGGCAAGAAGTAAGGCGATATGACTAGAAGCAAAAATATGACTTGTTATAATTACCGAGAGGAAGGGCATATTAGTAAGAATTGCCCAAATGGTAAAATTCCTAAGCCTATTCTTTTCaatgatcattatttttttagaaagacTAGAAATGGTACCATAATTGTTAAGGTTATTAGTTCACATAAACTTCATGCAAATGCCATTTGGGTGTCTAAATCTCTCTTGAATAACATTAAAGAACCCAACATGATTTGGGTACCACAAGGTATTTGATTATCTAATATGTACTTGAAGAGGCATCGGAGGCTTGACTCATTTGTGAAGAAGTAATTTAACACCTTATGCCAAAATAGAGTAAAGTATGAGGATGAACTTTCTACATTATGAACCAATGtcatctcggtaacaagtattTACATTGAAGTATTTATATTGCTTAGTTGTGTATAATATTATTGTTTGTTGTTTTCTTATACATCATGTTATGATTGAGCTTttggagcatatttattttggttCAAAACACTCAAATGTGTTGCTAGTCGAATCACATAGTtatttatctaatatttatggggatcttaagaTTAAACATGTTTCTTTAATTAACAAATTAAATgatatgcctctagtggatttagataTGCCATGTCctaatttctttctatatctaaaGATAAATCCACTATTTTTCTTATTGATGATGTTTATGTCTCTAACTCTAtttcttatgtagcatctttaGAGAAAGAAAGTattgagctaaaggctcaacttgAGAAGCTAACTAGCAAGTATGTAAAACTACAAGAAATAGAATAGGCTTAGGAATGCTATAGTTTACAAATAGCTCAAGTTCATGTTCCTACTCTGTATAGCATATCACTAAGTTTGCAAAGGTGTTTTGCAACTTATCATAGTGAATGCTTTAACCCTTGGTTGCATGGAACCTTTAGAttgcaaattttttttgcaaaagattaAGGTTCATGTAGTTTTTATTGTGGTGGATCTTTGCACTATATTTTATGTTTGAGGTAATGTGTTTGAGACCAAGcaatcagttgggatgtgtagctcTTTGAATAATCTTTTCGTCgagtccaagatcacctaaatcggacatCATGTTATAAAGTTATCACcgtttttctaagtgtcagatgTGCTGGTCAAGGAGTGGCAGTCTTGCCGCTagggtggcggtctgaccaccaagaaATTCGATCTGACCGCTAGGGTAGCAATCTGACCACTAGAGCTTGCAGAGAACTTTCATCTCTATAGAATGGAtagtggtctgactgccaaggTGGCTGATCTGACCGCTAGGTgttgccggtctgaccgccagggaaCAAAGCTTTGGTAATTTGTTCGAGGCTCGCTATCTGACCGCAAGAGGCATGAAAAAGCTTTAACAAATAGTTTTAGAGCCATTCGTCTAATGGCGATCTGACCACCAGTTGTACTACAATCTGATCGGCAGATGCGTAGAGATGTTAGCTTTTggtataacggctagtttgggtggtgtggcctatatataccccattTCCAGCGACTTGGAGTATCTCTTCTGCACCTATTGAGCATCTTTGAGCTAAGTAAAGTCCTCAACGCACGTTTGTGCATTTGTTGCACATAAAGAGGGTTGTGGGGGTaagaatcaagtgcatttgcatTAGTGATTGAGCTTTAGGCACTTGTTGAGAGTCGTATTCgtcttggcttgttactcttggtgtttgcCAACATCTAGACGACGCGGTGGTGTTGTGATCTGGTGATCTTCTTAAATAAGCTTGTGAGAAGGCCCGATGTGATTATGAGAGGTTTTGTGCACGTCTTGCCGGAGTGGTGAAGTACAACTCTAGTGGAATCAaggtagtgagtggttcattggattaattcagctcaagatcaagttgctcgtggtGAGTCAGTTCTCGTgatgagaattgcatacttaatagagaagcggttaaaggcttgaacccacctcaacGTAGATTAGGGGAGACCGGCAAGTCTCCGCGATTACGATAAAAAAGTGGGTGTCTCCTTTGTGATTTGCCCACATAAGCttatttactttgagcaatttACATTTCTAGAATTATAATTGCTTACATGTCACCCTAGTTTGCATACCTTGACATAGACATAGAATATATCACTTTTATTGAGACATAGATTTTAGGggtttcatatatgttgtaaCCGATTATTTTTAATTCCGCATCTTTATCGGTTATATTTTACTAGAAATTTTATAACcgcttattcacccccctctagttggCTTCCTTAATCCTACacctgtggttgtgcttgttcctagcctgaaggtgcttcttctcctcactctcctttttaaATTGCTCTGAGCtattcatctgcacaaaagcatctcaATCTTCCGCTTTCAAGTACTTGTAATTGGCTAAAGGGCTGGTGCCCTTTAGCCAAGTATCAATTAACAAGCGTGCTTTTAAAGTttcggtgaagtttcacgatcgctttcattgttGCATTGACTGCAGTGATCATTTACACTTTATCACTGAGGTCATCAAACTTTATCGTTATTGGCACCTCTCCCGAGCAATAAGCGCTACGACCCTCCGGAATCTATTCAAGGTCTTTTCATCTATAGGCAGTCCGTCTGCATCGATTCTCGTAACAGTAACATTGTTCATCGACCattgtgtttgtgaccttggtTTTCGAACTCGTGCACCACTACTAGTTATCTGACTTAGAGACTGCActtcctccatctagagagaaaacaagggggtTGATATGAatgatatgaaaaaaaaattcctccattcaagaaatatgaaatgcattgcatcatctcaatacctctttGACGAGATCGTAGTCGAAACTACTTGCCCGACATTTGtaattatgacctgtcactaatgtgagaAGTAACAAGTAATATTATatcctgtcactgatgacctattatcagtgacggatcaatATTCAGTTTCGACTCAAGGCGGTTAGATTATTTGTCTGTTTTTTACTTAGTATGTCCCGCATGGTTGGATCCCCTTTTTATCGCTTCTCCTTTGGCCCTAGAAACAAGCAAGTTATCCACCTTTAATTTTTACTAATTGTGTCCATTCTTCGTCCCTTTTTGACCAGGTAGCAACAATATATTAAGCTAGAAAAAACAAATAGCTGTTCATGTAAGTACTATTCTTTACAAAATCTAGATAATTGTAACAATATAGTAAGCTAGATAATTGCTGAGAAATATGGATACTTGGTAGAGTAATTATGCACTGCCAAGATCTACATGTTTATTGACCGTCAGAAATCgtttgatttgtttttttttttgcgacaGTTAGAAACCGTTAGGGAAAGGCAAAAAACAACAACTTGAAATCACCCATAGGGATACACGATTTTCCCTTACGTCTGCTCCCTAACCGTGCATTATTGACGGGAACCGTCACGGAATGCATTTCTCGACGGCATTTGTTCATTCCCTGATAAATCCGCCAGGAAAACAAACCGATATGGGTAGTGGTACTTTAAACCTTCATCCGTGTTAGCTAAATAATTAGGAATGTTATTTTAATATAGTCTTATGTGACATAAATTCTAC
Coding sequences:
- the LOC133918453 gene encoding myb family transcription factor IPN2-like; amino-acid sequence: MFPSKKATSAAAAVSSNDGPMCVQGDSGLVLTTDPKPRLRWTVELHERFVDAVTQLGGPDKATPKTIMRVMGVKGLTLYHLKSHLQKFRLGKQPHKEFNDHSVKDAAAMEMQRNVASSSGIMGRSMNDRNVHMNEAVRMQLEVQRRLHEQLEVQRHLQIRIEAQGKYMQSILEKAYQSLSSGDFAACPAGYKSLGNQAVLDVSSLKDIGPSMGFPSLQDLHIYGGGGHHLDLQQQMEQSFFACGDSSIGSLGRRRPSPYAAGKSPMMWGDDEQGNCKSDQLQMATPMMDGGIDVMDSIADVYGDEKPMMSGDSTGSKGFDGKLERPSPRRPHMGGERMDSPSVIGGQTRNLSYG